The Schistocerca americana isolate TAMUIC-IGC-003095 chromosome 8, iqSchAmer2.1, whole genome shotgun sequence genome contains the following window.
ttttatttcagtttttacccTATGGTTTGCCTAGAAATGATACTTATGTGAAGGCGAAATTGTGGTGTAAATGTCACGGCATGCCACTCACATGAAATGAGGAGATGCGCCAACCAGATGGTTAGTACATAGAAGGATGCAAAGTTTGATAATGACAAAAAAATATCtgagaatgccaatgaaacagaACATTTATTTCTCATTATAAGCTATGTAACAATGGAACATTCTCATTATACGtggtgtgaaaaataaaataaatgtcatttgagcactgaaaatgtaataaatgtatgttacaaaaatacatttattttcatactGACTCCCACACACAGAATTATTAGAGTTTTTGCAATTCATACACACAGATAAAAAGGAGCATAAAAGGTAACTCCACATTCCCAGTCACATAGGAATGTTCAGTAGGATGTGCAAGGTCTTAACATAATCACAAAATACTTAAAAATAACTTCTGAACTAACAGGAATCATAATTTACCTCGATAACTTAAGTCTCTGtcattatataaataaaaaagaaagcatGTTCGACCACACTGAAAAATGGCTGTATGAAACACAGGTACGTACTTTGTCTGCAAAAGAACTTACACAAAATCCACACTCGCTCTTCACTTACTCTAACAAATTCTCTTATTTACAAACATTCACAGGAAAGGTCCTCCGACTAGTGAGTGGCCAAGTAAAGCCTCAATCTGGGGCCACGGCGGGTGCCACATGGTCACACAAGGACCAGCCGTCACGCCTTCTGTGTCTGCCCCTGCCCGTTGGCCGCGATGGCTGCCGAGGGTGGCTGCTGACCTGTCACCTGCTGGGCATGTTCCGCCTGCGTCTGCAGAAGACGCGTACGCCGCCGTGTGTAGTGCTGCCACAGCAGGATCTGCTGGTCATCGATGAACTTGGCACACTGTGCACTCACAACTTCACGGCGGAAGTGCTCGTACTGTAGGAGATCTAGGAAGTGCAGGCACATTGGGTACCtgaaaataaatttatatattacttcatatggaacacagaaatcttaACATATGCAACTGAAATGTTTCGAACCTCACTTCCTATTCTTTTGTTGCTAAGAAGCAGCACATTACAAAGCACACTGTTGGGTATCAGCAGTGATGGTGGCTATGAatgggaggggggcaggggagTTAGATATTTACAGCAGTAGCAATAGTGAAAAATTTCACTCTTCTGTTACCaagaaataaatgattacagttgaaGCGACATCAAGTTTAACTGAAGTCATCACTTTGCTAGtgttattttattaacattgtcTTCAGAACATTCTCATACATTAATATTCTTACTGAATGGGAGCAGTTtcataccaacagaaactgcattgCAGCAACAGAGCAGGAATCAAATGTGGAACTTGGATGATCCAATGAAGAGGTAGAAAAActgaagtaaaatcatcagatgtgaAGCAAGGAAGAAAATACAACGTCAATGTGACCACCGCTCAAAAGCCTTAAAAACTACATTTTGCAGTACAGATTGCTGTTAGACATGCAGGAGGAGAGTTAGTGAGATTCTGGGTGGCACCGGCAAGAATAtgcagccatgccaactccagtgccaTGGCAATCTGTGCTTGGTTGCGGATCCACCACACTAACAGTGCAATCAAGGTAGTACCACAGAATCTGAACTGGGTTTAAATTTGgaaagtctggtggccaggggcatacagtaaattcatcctggtgctccttTCAACAACACATGTAtaatgtgagctgtgtgacatgctTCATTGTCCTGCCAATAGATGCCATGGTGCTGAAGGAAAACAAACAGTAGTATACCaatgaaagtaaatttttgaaactgtaatgtaattgggcagataaaaaaaaaaaatcttctcaccaagcagtgacaggagaacataataaaaatattgaaatttagaagcttttggaaccagtggctccttctggcagaaaaagctgatggggaaggaagagggatgaagggaatGGCCTGGTGAGGtctaggaaatggggagagtttggaagAATCAACCAGAGCCCCGGGTTAGGGGAGACTTACCCAAAGGGCTGAGAAGGAAAGACATGATTGCTGGGTCCTTCACCTGATGAGATTTGAAACCAAGAGAGCCTggaggtggaagatagggtaatacacAAGACAGATTACTGACAAAAATTGTGCAAGAGTTAGTAAGAGCAGAAAGCAAAGTGCACCATATGTGGTAGAGCTGGGGTGgggcagtagtggtggtggtggtggtggtggtggtggtggtggtggaacagGCCATAACATGAAAGATACATAAaattaaaagggagtgaagaaaagaACAGTTACAGAGAAGAAATTCTGAGATCAAAGAAATTACCATACATTAAGGACAGGTAGGTGGCCAGAACCAAGGCCATGATGTAATGCAGTTTTCCACCTGTGCAGTTTTGAGACACGCTTGTCTGACAGaataatccagatggcacatgtagtaaaacaggcactgaggtcttTATTCATGTTGTAGAGCATACTCTGCATCAGAATGTTTTGTGTTGGCAGTATACCCCTCTACCTATGAACAATCATTCTAACTGACAACTTGGTGGTAGTCACGTCAATATGAAAGGCCGAACAAGAGTCTCACCCCATCTGGTAAGTCtgccctgacctggggttctgggtggctTTTCAGAATTgtatccctttccctaaacctaTCCAGtttttttccttcacctctcttccttccccttcaactcttctgtcaataggagccactggctccaaaagcttgtaaacattaaatccttttgtgtgtgttccCCTGTTGCCGCTTGGTgattagatttttttatctatccatctgCATTATAATTACATAAGAGCTGGTACACAACAGGAGTTGTTTCACATGTTGCTCTAACTTTGACAGCACATGTtttaccagttacagggctggtataggtaaTAATAGGAAAGTGCATGGGGCAAGTGTTACAGTGGGGACAGCACAGATGAAGTTATAGGTTAGGGAAATACGTGCAGAAGGAGTATAGGGTTCGACACAGATAATGCAGAGGCTGGGAGGCTAACAGAAGGCTATTCTATTGTGGTGGGCAC
Protein-coding sequences here:
- the LOC124544896 gene encoding mediator of RNA polymerase II transcription subunit 31-A, whose translation is MNNRRVDLLPVGGPETEEQQRLRFQVELEFVQCLANPNYLNFLAQRGYFKDQAFINYLKYLLYWKEPEYARYLKYPMCLHFLDLLQYEHFRREVVSAQCAKFIDDQQILLWQHYTRRRTRLLQTQAEHAQQVTGQQPPSAAIAANGQGQTQKA